The Silene latifolia isolate original U9 population chromosome Y, ASM4854445v1, whole genome shotgun sequence sequence cagtaggggtcttagagaatgtgcctgttcaaattgaaaaattctttttccctgttgactttgttgttttggatattcctgaagatgtcaacaccccaattattttgggaagaccgtttatgcatactgctggtgcaataattgatgtacgggaaagaactttgagatttaaggtagggaagcactctattatgtttgcccagtcccctaggaagaaagaccccatgtggcccatgacctgtaatatgatttttgaaaagaaatcttattctGTGCTTTCTGATGTGCCTGCccctgtgcctattcctgttatgacacctccgccccataatgggagcaaattggaggaagattcttctatttTGACTGTTGCAGTAACTGGTTTAGGAAAGGAAGAACCACTCGCTGCTCcaactgtgaaggagccaattgttcagagatgcggtctaggatgtcttagctatagTACTGAcaaggagccagatgaggagcccaagaagaaggagccagttaaaatttcggagtcggattttgagtgtgaggagctagaaggtgatggccatgcttgggaagatgctagagatgatccgttGAGTATTCCaggcggagtagagtggagtccagcttctgagatgagcactgcggaagctacttcatgtagacagaagccttggtcggagattttccgcagtttccgttgattcGTTTCTTAGACCATTTTAAGATAATTTATTGCTtctagactatttatcgtttttcgtgtgcgcgaaacttcgcttagtttggtttgcttaggatttttataaacttttgaccgttactttgggttttgcgcaattttgggcgcattattatgtgtatttgcaggtttatagaccttgttagctcaatttattgagctaattcgaagaaatcgtAAGTTACAAGAAGActatttcgatcgatcgatcgccatcttagtcgatcgactgagtgctacagttccaggagcttctgtttccgtcatcttggtcgatcgactaggtaaggtggtcgatcgaccgctgtccgctgctgtacctgttttcaaTCATTCCCCTGccgtgtttggtcgatttgcggtgttgagggagtcttttctccactttattctccgatttatttctgttttcttccatttccttattgtgcacataattttgcgtttcataaattTCTTTCTCGGAAATTATGCGCGgcacttttgtttgtcttttcaggtacttattggtagcactgctggctactgaaacctcctagctcacgctggtttggggaggtttccttttgctgcgtttaaagtcttctgagtttccgagttcttacttcatgttttgtttagttaatttcacGCAGAATCccttttttccttttatttcattacatgattttgcacaatggggacattgtgcgatttggtttggggaagggttttgcgttgcatttcatttgcttgcattcacgtttacattttgtcttgcattgttgtttattttctcttataaataaaaaaaattcaaaaaaattaaaatttttaacaaaattaaaaaaaatgcacgtttattttagcatataggtcgagtcggaacggtagtatttcaatgatgacattgcatttgcagctgtttacgcctaagccttgctaattaacatgttattagtagaatcatatatgcatagtctacgagttttcgttaaatttcttgctgaacttgagacttgacttagatttttggcaaactacttatattttctgagatttagagcctataactggtgacatttatgaccagtttatctaagaatgtgagtagtactccttatgagacatgttacatcaatatgcataaatatgaacgtaatctgcttaatacccgtatgcattcggtttgtggtttgttgacacatgtggtagaggtccccatttctcattttacccataagcctcacatagccaaatttgccttttcgtcccataagctacattccattatttagcctaccctatccgagctagtattggtagttgtgggaatgtgtttattgcatcttggttatattgctctgtatgagaaggttggtggagtgttgaaaggaggaaagaaaggaagagaaaatagaattgacaaaaaaatgaaaaaaaatgaaaaaaatgaaaagaaggaagagaagaaaagaaaagaaaaaaaaatcaaaatcgcataattcaaagtctttatcaaatgacgatttttgctcccatgctttattattatcatttggggagttgacttttttgtggagattgtgagattagtgctatTCATTAGCACCGTTTTGTATTGATTTATCTGGAGCAAGAAGttagatgttgttataatttggacaTGTAGTTACTAGCTGGGCTTTAACTCctcttatccaaattcatttttgcctcttcttacccattacctcacatatccatattcacctcggcatgtgtcatggtcatctgtttggttggaatgcatatgtacggttgtagagattattttcatattagattgcaggcatgttcttataggtcgtagttaggtgagtgtcactacaaaattacttctttctatcttttacatattttcaccagtgcttatgtgtgatatgagcgacccgtgagagtccaatttgataagtctctatagttaacggttcagcagttttaaacgatttcataactcgtttgcatgattcatattgctaattgattgttgatttgtagcattaaattggtttaggctttatagttgcatttcgctctgagattgaactcgttccattaggttttaggatcgagtctagttcttgcttggggacaagcaagggtttggtttggggaagtttgatgcgtgtctaatatatgatgttttgcacctcgtttcacacgcatttcagagctcaattaagtagtttatgctactatttcccttgtttcgtgtatttcttccttttggTGTGATTTTCtaggaatgtgaagaatatggcgagaaaagagccaattccgtccccgagtacttagcattgcatttgacatggagtagtgactcgagagatgaacttggtgcgcatttcaaggcctgaaagactaatttgcgagagttttagaagcggatcgccagctacagtggtctatagactgacctagatggtctatagaccgtcagaatgcttcacaacattgcagcctgcttcagatggctatatctcgagttctatatcagataatcgagtgattccaattggaggtgaaagcttatcctcttagctttccaacgccacgtaGAACGTCTGAtttgacaagtaacgaagaaatgacagcttttttaagatcggtgcgcgctgtaggaatcgtcagaatgcaattctgtacagcgcctgtggtcggtcgactgacctcagtggtcgatcgaccactccacgagctgatgcgcaagttaaaagatcgagaattccaaagcccattgtgattaggtttaggaataaaggttacgcaggattattcctatataacacaaccttagttttcagaataagcattcagtttttatcattAAGTTCGGAAGATACAATTCAAtatccattagtttagtttagctttccgtcaataaagttttctttgcattcggttttgtcCTCTTCAATTCTCCCTACGGTATTTCTTTGTTCCATCGTTTAATACTCGCTGCTTtaattcgtagtatagaattgctagttaggatTCCCAAAGCCGTATTATtgattcatgttagttatttgtttaattatttcagttatgaattcttatgctttaattccgaattttattgttgttatcgttgttagtatgtgtagctaaatcacctttgctaggatgtaggcgagctattagcgtagatggcattaaaATAGGTTACTCTCGGActagggcttggtcgaccgactggcttatctggtcgatcgactgagtcggttggtggatcgactggggtagctggtcgatcgaccatcttcgtgTCTGATTTCcttcgtttgattcgttaagtgcaatatctatcaatgagacctagaggagacttgttagatgcttagcttagaccaacccgtagatcgaaagatagggaaggacttagattaacgatttaagacggctaaattgctagatcgaaagataatgtaatttaggcattaggatcactagtcaagaacgaaagttagcattagtgacacctagggactaatagcatagaccgagaggggctattagttgacttggaccgagaggacttgtcatacccatcacccacgactgtatttcgagacctaCCTAGACTTTTGTGCCATAGTAgctatagtgacccgatcatcctagctcctttttattatttgattctcgtcatttattttcattgcttgtttttatttaattatttatttcatttgccttagaattagctaaaaaacaaaacccccacaactgttacccgctagactgaaatatagaaacaactattatctccctacctccctgcggatcgacccttactaccgcttgctagtagtagtttggaaattataaatattatttttgatacttacttcgacaggtatcataAACAACAGCGGTTATTTATAAAAAACTCGTAGTCTTTatttataacaacggttttgtatattacaacccgttgttataactttccccccaaaattgagtcacattttccacaacgggtttttgtacttaaaaccgttgttaatagttttaacaacgggttccttaagaaaaccaaccatttttaaaaccttttacaacggacgctttaacaacgtccgcttttttatataacaacggtttttaaccgttgttatagcctgtatctgtagtagtgatagtaaggttaggaaaatgcaaagtgttgctaaaacttgctaaccaaggccttttcataggctaagcatgataagtcatgccatttcaattgagttgagatgtatagttatatacaatacttagtatggattatagattatgtagtgaTTGATATGGTAtgaattttacatatgtgataatgccttcatcagttgagttttatacaaaactcttttattaccttgttatatccaaataggttgccgagacaatattgaaccctattaaaatgaaatggattaacatagtattggcccctagtcaccTATATGAGGTGACTTCTCCTAGTGACTAGGATGTGAgtcgattgatgacaagttcaagagccatagagtcataagagatgactagtcgatcacataggcagactgtatgagacactctgttgggcagtgatcgcttatagagttttgaCAACATTTAtctagcctggtcgtggcgagagctactatagtattcttttgagtcgattctttgactggagactgttcgcccaagtcggcacagtttctgattgactttgatttttgccccaagccattctgtcaaaaggggtgagtgtgaatcttttgggtcatgatgaattgtgggtgtacgaagggaatagtgcgataggaattgtcaaccctttgtcagggttatttgaaatctcaagaccactcgaggagtagtgaactggaaatgcgtggccactctcggaaggtatctacggtagataattccggtcagacagttactctacagatcgaggaaaccactctagatatgatcacatgcaagtatgacctgcaatacaccttgcattgagtgggagattataataggataagagaaatggtgacgcacacttgtctcggacaagtgggagatttttggagtatgtgtcctcaacaatagtgcgatcacatcaataaatctcatataagaatacgtaagggatgattaaatatatatatatatatatatatatatatatagtcaactgatcaacattaatcggtaatgattggctaactagagtttgacattactgtcgtttgacggtggtgatctgttgatcccttaaggtcacacctaaaggacgattccctcaattgtaaagttaaatcgattgtatgacgatacagattgattaaatccttaaattgaataaattgatatataagagagaatattacATCTTAtagtaatatgattaaataagattaaatttagtaattcatatgttatattacaaaaattgattattgtttatgaaacaattaagacaAGAATGAATgcttaattataattacaaaatgttgtgaattatattaacatgacccattttatacacaTGTTATTATGAATTACAAGATAATTTTtgatatgtaatttaattaatttatataatgatatttaattgttaaatatgcattaataaaattaattacatgattacatgctacatgtgacatgttgtgtgtgacaattgacatttgacaaaataaaatggatttccattttatgaaatggaccgaaaatggaagGGGTATTAGGAATTGTTGGGTGTTTTTTTAATTATAAAAGTAGACACCATAATAACCTACATACTAGACATGCATGCCTAAACATTGATAAGAGAAATGTGTAAAGTAAAGGATATGCATAGGGTACTTGACTACCCTCTACCCGCCCCCCCATGGACAACAATAAAAAGTTGTTTTCTAATTTTATATCTCATTCATGCAAAAATAATACATCTCTCTTACTCTTCTTCTCCAAATTGTtggaaaaccctagaaattgttcaagataaaatctaataaaacttacatattactagtgtagttaTAATCCTAATATTAGATTTATTTAAGgtaattactattattatctagttaatgaTAATATTAATATTGAGTGtttgtcttggtgcaactaagTGGAGAGTTCCTAATATGGAGCTtgggttttggaggatcatcctaatcttatttaagctcaagaacaaataaggaaggtgtccttatttgtgcccaaatattTCAATCCATATTGTATGTAAGAAATATCATTTTCTCCtgatttttgttctttttgttatgcatgcaactagatcacATGACATAAATTattagtaatttataaaatctattaaataagtttaatagggGTTTTAGAAACTTTCAATAACATGTAAAAACAAGTATAAACGATCAATGTTATAataaccttaaccataacatgaactctggatgcgaggttatagtaacctcgactacaACTTCAACATATATGACtcgaagttatacttacctcaaccataaACTTGACTCAAAACTCAGAGTTATACTAATTCCAACAATAACCTTGAGCCACAATCTCAGGGTTACGTTAGTTTCATCTATAACCTTAATCGTATTCCAAAGCTATAGTAgactcagctataaccttgattcATATATCCAAGGTTATATCTGTTTCAACCATAGCTAGAGTAACgtcccaaagttgtactaacttcagctataacactcgaatcatcatcaaggttatactagatttagctataactttggagagcactcttggccgcctgTCACGCCGCCattagggtttattcgtaaaccctaattgcgctcatgacacccatatttaacgcataagcaacatatgatatataattaatacattaacaTATACAAAcctgcgaaaacataattaacatgataataataaacaatcaaacatataCCAATCatataaatcaatcattaaatcacattaattacatcaattggtataaaacaattaaaagagaaacacctagttaccttattatgCAATTAAATCTAAAGACCGTGTTCCACAATATAGATGTCTTCTCCAGGTGCTGTCTCCACGCTTTTATTGAATAATCCACATGGCAAAGATAACGAATATAATAAATctactaatatatatatatacatatatatatatatatatatatatatatatatgtatatatatatatgtatatatatatatatgtatatatatatatatatatatatatatatatatatatatataacgcgTAAACTAcgaaacttacgaagaagatagatagatccaaggagtaggatcgatctaggaacgaagaacgatgaagaacAAAGGAAACGAAAGGGCGGCACGAAACCCTAAGCTTGATCTCTGCGGCACcaagggaggaagagaggagagaatttaggtttagggttttgtgagaattatgagaaaagaaatgcaagggtttggtttcccttcttatttatagaagaagctcatgggtttaaaCAAAACTTAGGCCCAAAACTGAACCCATCCATTCTATATACACGTGAGACCCAAGAAAAGAGTGGATCTTCACACGTTTCGAACCGTACAAGCCAAAAAgacaagagacggatattttcccagaaaataaaatatgaaatatgggaaaataaaaattaaagaaatatattacggaaattaggggtgttacaatccaaccccctaaaaagaagtttcgtcctcgaaacatGATAAGAGAACTACGTCACTCGAAAAGATgcggatgcttctctcgcatagacgcttcggtttccgAAGTCTCCTGCTCGAACATCTGACTCCTCCACAGAACCTGAACtaaaggtacaaccttattccttagcctcttctcctgacgttccaaaGTACGAACAGGTTGTTCCTCATAATTCTGGTTAGGCTCAACCTCGTTAACATCAGCCTATTGAACATGGGAAGGATCACCGCAATAACGGTGCAACTGCGACACTTGCAAAACATCGTGAACCTTCGACAAattcggaggtaaagccaacctataggctacctcaGCAACGCTCTCGAGCACCTCATAAGGaccaatgtacttaggactaagcttgccgTTAATCCCAAATCTCCTGACACCTTTCATCGGTGAAACCTTAAGgaaaaccttatcgccaacctcaaactcaatcggcctacggCGCAAATCTGCATACATTTTCTAACGATCttgggctgccttaagcttctcacGAATCAACCTTACCCACTCAATATATTCCTGAACCGACTCTTGACCAAGAACAGCTGCCTCAGTAGAgtcgtcccaacacaaaggactacgacacttccttccataaagtgcctcaaacggagccatctgaatatTAACTTGGTCACTGTTTTCATAGGAGAACTCCACCAccggtaaactcttctcccaactaacttggaACTCCAAAGCGTCTGAATGGTACGCctagtctgaccatcagttgtaGCATGAAAATCCGTACTCATCTGAAGCTCACAGCCCAAAGCCAGCTGcagcttcttccaaaactgagaacagAACCTCAGATCACGAtcggagatgatatccttaggaaccccatgaagaaGAATGATCTCTGGCcaagcattcgctagttcctcgagactccaagtctccttcatcaGAATGAAATGCGtgaccttagtcaaacgatcaaccacgacccaaattctattcattcctctcggcgaccTCGACAAACCCATGACAAAACCCATCGAAATAGAATcccatttccatgtgggaatctccaaaggttgcagtagaccaccaggtctctaATGCTCGAACTTGACCTTCTAAGAGGTCAAACAACGGCTCACAAACTCAGCAATCTCTttcttcatattcggccaccaaaatCGTAGCTTGagatccttatacatcttatcaccaccaggatgaaccgaatagggagtactatgagcctccttgagaatcctacattttaagacctcacagctaggtACACACCAACAACCTTGGAATCGcagaccatcatcaggtccaacgtcgaagcCTTTAGTGCGACCTTCGCTTATAGCGACTAGAACTACTTCTAGGAATTTATCCTCTCTTTGCTTAATTTAGATCTCATGAAGAATCTCGGGTTCAACAATCATCACACTGAAATCCAGAGTACGAGGAAGGACTACCTCAAGGCTCATTTTCTGGAACTCTCGACTAAAGTCGTCAGGTAACACCAACACGGATCTCAAGGGATGACACACCTTACGACTTAAagcatcggcaaccacgtttgccttactCTCATGATAATGCTGCTCAATCTTATAGTCGTTAAGCagctccaaccaacgtctctgcctcatgttaagatctctctaagtgaagatatacttcaagctatTATGATCCGTTTAAATTTTGCAAGAGACTTCATACAAGTACTGTCGCCATAGCTTAAGTGCAATAACCTCTactgctaactcaagatcgtgagtcaGATTGTTCATCTCATGAACTTTCACCTAACGGGAAGCATAAGCCACTACcttacccttctgcatcaagacacaacctagtcCAGACTTTGATGCACCGTAATTGACATCGAACTCAAAgccctcttctggtagagtcaacacagtAGCAGTAttgaacctcttcttcaactcctaGAAAGCAGATTCATAAGCCTCAGTCCAAATGAACTTATATTCCTTCTTtattaa is a genomic window containing:
- the LOC141628513 gene encoding uncharacterized protein LOC141628513; the encoded protein is MYADLRRRPIEFEVGDKVFLKVSPMKGVRRFGINGKLSPKYIGPYEVLESVAEVAYRLALPPNLSKADVNEVEPNQNYEEQPVRTLERQEKRLRNKVVPLVQVLWRSQMFEQETSETEASMREKHPHLFE